Proteins encoded in a region of the Acidobacteriota bacterium genome:
- a CDS encoding GNAT family N-acetyltransferase, whose translation MLIRRLVPADAEVYLPLRRRALQESPFSFGSSPEDDRAGSLEWVREALDGDESALFGAFDGDLVGIIGIAREQKMKGSHKCDVWGLYVVPSARRQGAARALVTEAIRFARSLPHVAHVHLSVSDRAPAAMALYVSLGFKTWGVEPAAIRIGTVDASEHYMVLELGT comes from the coding sequence ATGCTCATTCGCAGGCTCGTTCCGGCAGACGCAGAAGTGTACCTCCCGTTGCGACGTAGGGCCCTGCAGGAGTCACCGTTCTCGTTCGGCTCGTCGCCGGAGGATGACAGAGCCGGCTCCCTTGAGTGGGTACGGGAGGCTCTCGATGGGGACGAGAGCGCCCTGTTTGGCGCTTTCGACGGCGATCTCGTCGGTATCATCGGCATTGCGCGTGAACAGAAGATGAAGGGTTCGCATAAGTGCGACGTCTGGGGCCTCTACGTCGTGCCATCCGCAAGAAGACAAGGCGCCGCACGCGCCTTGGTCACTGAAGCGATCAGGTTTGCTCGGTCACTTCCCCACGTGGCGCACGTTCACCTGAGCGTGAGCGACAGGGCCCCGGCCGCGATGGCCCTGTACGTATCTCTCGGTTTCAAGACATGGGGCGTCGAACCTGCAGCCATCCGAATCGGAACGGTCGACGCAAGTGAGCACTACATGGTGCTGGAACTCGGCACTTAG
- a CDS encoding PEP-CTERM sorting domain-containing protein — MVTVQYSSRPTIVVGGLLILLGTATAAGAEPIQLNFAAVSQSPWAAAKAFVLDKTLQIPDPHFSGHVDPTIETSPIDALLDILGISLDIGSLKIHPSATFDAGLTAHYHVNGGELNVNYPRDLELNLPDRIPADPFTISASFATGVTPPRQFPIATVTSVAGAGYGLFVGSPMMASQFAFRPAAGFTTTFPFAEARLDVNVDASASINLEGCILTCFDLGSVDLPSVHHDQEILEVSTLKGLYVMGQPVFEFGEPLSLNGWAELTVHALDLSVTGDLQPDRTLAGSDSQPVFDFGFNVEQLIPFIGQFLHREFAGFGYELLKLEPHATLGVYQRFSFEPSVQVALEFSEPVIFDGRATNQVSFGVGESITVSPTTSYSTQMSIKPTFYLENTFHNETGVFINGSMLVEALKLEDPVELGPAFRTNLDLFTLTLPPLFNESFSVNVPPITTDTLTLARDIDFGGLLTMHHVFDDEDTGESVYDVDIAGLYAGRAVGFERMVSRLDRPDHPEQQSVLDVDDGFVVTNPSHPLYGMSLGDLCVVCSDISSYFLPTNPALTDNVGTLFFSNLSTFTPPQTAEDVLALDRVLAEPNFYQQTFTTAGAVNVVSAEPVPEPGTLILLGSGVALAAARARLLLRKVRS; from the coding sequence ATGGTGACGGTCCAGTATTCTTCCCGCCCAACAATCGTCGTCGGAGGCCTTCTGATCCTGCTCGGGACGGCGACTGCCGCCGGCGCCGAGCCGATTCAGCTCAATTTTGCCGCTGTCAGTCAGAGCCCCTGGGCTGCGGCCAAGGCCTTCGTCCTCGACAAGACGCTGCAGATTCCGGATCCCCATTTCAGCGGACACGTCGATCCGACGATCGAGACGAGTCCCATCGACGCGCTGCTGGATATCCTGGGGATCTCCCTCGATATCGGCTCGCTCAAGATCCACCCGTCGGCGACATTCGACGCGGGGCTGACCGCGCACTATCACGTCAACGGCGGTGAGCTCAACGTGAACTATCCGCGGGATCTGGAACTGAACTTGCCGGATCGCATTCCGGCCGATCCATTCACCATTTCGGCGAGCTTCGCTACGGGCGTCACGCCGCCGCGGCAGTTCCCGATCGCGACCGTCACGAGCGTCGCGGGCGCGGGGTACGGGTTGTTCGTCGGCAGTCCCATGATGGCGTCGCAGTTCGCGTTCCGGCCCGCGGCGGGATTCACGACCACATTTCCGTTCGCCGAGGCCCGGCTCGATGTCAACGTCGATGCGAGCGCCAGCATCAACCTCGAAGGTTGCATATTGACTTGTTTTGACCTCGGCAGCGTGGATCTGCCGAGCGTCCATCACGACCAGGAAATCTTGGAGGTCAGCACGCTCAAGGGCCTCTACGTGATGGGACAGCCGGTGTTCGAGTTCGGCGAGCCGCTGAGCCTCAACGGGTGGGCCGAGTTGACGGTACACGCCCTTGATCTCAGCGTCACTGGGGATCTTCAGCCGGACCGCACGCTCGCAGGCAGCGACTCGCAGCCGGTGTTCGACTTCGGGTTCAACGTCGAACAGCTCATTCCGTTCATCGGCCAGTTTCTACACCGTGAGTTCGCCGGGTTCGGCTATGAGCTGCTCAAGTTGGAGCCACACGCGACCCTGGGTGTCTACCAGCGGTTCTCGTTCGAACCGTCCGTCCAGGTCGCCCTTGAGTTCAGCGAGCCGGTAATCTTCGATGGCCGGGCGACGAACCAGGTCAGCTTCGGCGTTGGCGAGTCGATCACCGTGTCGCCGACGACCAGCTACTCGACGCAGATGAGCATCAAGCCGACGTTCTATTTGGAGAACACGTTCCACAACGAGACCGGCGTCTTCATCAACGGGTCGATGCTGGTCGAAGCGCTGAAGCTCGAGGATCCCGTCGAACTCGGACCAGCGTTCAGGACGAACCTCGATCTGTTCACGTTGACGCTGCCGCCACTCTTCAACGAGAGCTTTTCCGTCAATGTGCCTCCGATCACGACCGACACGCTGACGCTCGCTCGTGACATCGACTTCGGCGGCTTGTTGACAATGCATCACGTATTCGACGACGAGGACACGGGGGAGAGTGTGTACGACGTCGACATCGCGGGCCTCTATGCCGGCCGGGCCGTCGGCTTCGAGCGGATGGTGTCCCGACTCGACCGCCCCGACCATCCCGAACAGCAGAGCGTGCTCGACGTGGACGACGGGTTCGTGGTCACGAATCCGTCGCACCCGCTGTATGGGATGAGCCTCGGCGACCTCTGCGTCGTCTGTTCCGACATCAGCTCCTACTTTCTCCCGACAAATCCCGCGCTGACCGACAACGTCGGGACGTTGTTCTTCTCCAACCTCTCCACGTTCACTCCCCCGCAAACGGCCGAAGACGTCCTTGCGCTGGATCGCGTGCTGGCGGAGCCGAACTTTTACCAGCAGACGTTCACAACGGCCGGTGCGGTTAATGTCGTCTCAGCCGAGCCGGTTCCGGAGCCGGGGACCTTGATACTGCTCGGAAGCGGCGTCGCGCTGGCCGCGGCAAGAGCCAGGCTGCTGCTGCGAAAGGTGCGTTCGTGA
- a CDS encoding AAA family ATPase, with protein MSVPVLTFAEFTLDAAESALFVGDTRIPLSPKDCALLHHLVTHAGTVISHRELLEVAWKDQAVTPDVLKVRISRLRRLLGDDAASPRFIANVHGDGYCFLSRLDQVRVGGPEMAERRSRSVVGRARELARLGAALEDAGRGRRRVVFVTGEAGIGKTALIDQFLSRFAPVPDSSSGPGHARWVGRGQCIAHYGSGEPYLPVMEALSRIAQTSARDRLIRALRQYAPTWLMQLPALTTEDERQVLQARAAGSEDARQRMLRELAEALESLGDPDHGPSPMLVLVIEDLQWADVSTLDLLSMLARRRESACLLIVASCRSRDLVNEPSLGPLLLELRVQDTVSEIRLGPLDRGDVAAYLAAYCGPDAPPPGLDDILYARTAGNPLFLKEVLRDLRSRGLLVNGDNGWTLQGDMSTLARLMPESLRQLVSEQASRLGAEDQRVIEAASVAGVECSTTEIAAALGADLADTEDRCLRLSERQEFLQASATAEWPDGTPSMTFRFLHALYQELWQQRVGAKRLQEWHLRIAERKEAGYGNRAAEIAPELAIHFEHGGDFIRAIAYREHASQLALQRAAHVEARSHLDRAFAVLPKLPDTPARWRVELRLQIVAGTWYALTAGYGSPDAAASFERAHQLCRQIGDRPELIESAFGLCRFFWSKGDFSRARDLIDQMSMLIGAGANPIQSMAAHAAIGSVLLGQGELSGAAHHLKAGLELAQVHWTDGLLGLYASDLEIVCAGSLANTLLITGFGMQADRLHSEALRIGRSRSHPVATAGALGGAVLYHCFGDQPEKVLPFLHELSGLPPIFPFVEALRGWAFVATGRGNEGLEILERGTTTFLSSGVGLYEPLVLGMLADGYRRMGQQSASRQTLADALRASARNGPNLFEAELHRLDGELHADAVADVRSGAAGGSERTGAAVGAAAARAEQSFARAAARAREQGATLWELRATLSLARLRQRLGTHRDEDLRALVFDVYARLPEAFETPDVIAARRFVGDERRSPSSVCQAEGTAKG; from the coding sequence ATGAGCGTTCCGGTCCTGACATTCGCGGAATTCACGCTCGATGCCGCCGAGAGCGCCCTGTTTGTCGGGGACACACGGATTCCGCTCTCGCCCAAAGACTGTGCCCTGCTCCATCACCTCGTGACTCATGCGGGGACCGTCATTTCCCATCGCGAGCTGCTGGAGGTTGCCTGGAAGGACCAGGCGGTCACGCCTGATGTGCTCAAGGTGCGAATCTCTCGGCTTCGGCGCCTGCTCGGCGACGACGCGGCGTCACCGCGGTTCATCGCGAACGTACATGGCGACGGCTACTGCTTCCTGAGCCGGCTGGATCAGGTGCGCGTTGGCGGGCCCGAGATGGCGGAGCGCAGGTCGCGGAGCGTCGTCGGACGTGCGCGCGAGCTCGCGAGGCTTGGTGCCGCCCTCGAGGACGCGGGTCGCGGCCGACGGCGCGTGGTGTTTGTCACAGGCGAGGCCGGCATCGGCAAAACGGCGCTGATCGACCAGTTCCTCTCTCGATTCGCGCCTGTCCCCGACTCGTCGTCGGGGCCCGGACACGCGCGTTGGGTCGGCCGCGGGCAGTGCATCGCCCACTACGGCAGCGGTGAACCATATCTCCCCGTCATGGAGGCGCTGAGCCGAATCGCTCAGACGTCGGCACGAGACCGTCTGATACGTGCGCTGCGGCAATACGCGCCGACATGGTTGATGCAGTTGCCCGCCCTGACGACCGAGGACGAACGACAGGTCCTGCAAGCGCGGGCGGCTGGTTCCGAGGACGCGCGCCAGCGGATGCTGCGTGAGTTGGCCGAGGCCCTCGAGTCGCTGGGCGACCCTGACCACGGTCCGTCGCCGATGTTGGTCCTGGTCATCGAGGATCTGCAGTGGGCCGACGTCTCGACCCTTGACCTGCTCAGCATGCTTGCGCGCCGCCGCGAATCCGCATGTCTGCTCATCGTCGCCAGCTGTCGATCCCGTGATCTCGTGAACGAGCCGTCGCTCGGGCCGCTTCTCCTGGAACTGCGGGTACAGGACACGGTCTCGGAAATCCGCCTCGGTCCACTCGACCGAGGCGACGTGGCGGCGTATCTGGCGGCATACTGTGGGCCGGACGCCCCTCCCCCCGGACTCGACGACATCCTCTACGCACGAACGGCCGGGAATCCTCTCTTTCTCAAGGAGGTGCTTCGAGACCTGCGAAGCCGCGGCCTCCTCGTGAACGGCGACAATGGCTGGACGTTGCAAGGCGATATGTCGACGCTCGCCCGTTTGATGCCGGAGAGCCTGCGTCAACTGGTATCCGAACAGGCGTCCAGACTGGGCGCGGAGGACCAGCGCGTGATCGAAGCGGCGAGCGTGGCCGGCGTGGAGTGCTCGACGACCGAGATTGCGGCCGCTCTCGGCGCCGACCTCGCCGACACCGAAGACCGCTGCCTCCGGCTGAGCGAGCGGCAGGAATTCCTGCAGGCATCGGCCACCGCCGAGTGGCCCGACGGAACTCCGTCGATGACGTTCCGTTTCCTCCACGCGTTGTACCAGGAGTTGTGGCAGCAGCGTGTCGGGGCGAAACGGCTGCAGGAATGGCACCTGCGCATCGCCGAACGGAAGGAGGCAGGGTACGGAAACCGAGCAGCGGAGATTGCGCCGGAGCTTGCCATCCATTTTGAGCACGGCGGCGACTTCATTCGCGCGATTGCGTACCGCGAGCACGCCAGCCAGCTTGCACTGCAGCGAGCGGCCCACGTCGAGGCCCGCTCGCATCTCGACCGCGCGTTCGCGGTTCTGCCGAAACTCCCGGACACGCCGGCGCGATGGCGCGTCGAACTGCGGCTGCAGATCGTGGCTGGCACGTGGTACGCGTTGACCGCCGGCTACGGTTCTCCGGACGCTGCGGCGTCCTTCGAACGCGCCCATCAACTCTGCCGTCAGATTGGCGATCGGCCCGAGCTCATCGAGTCCGCGTTCGGACTCTGCCGGTTCTTCTGGAGCAAAGGCGACTTTTCGCGAGCGCGCGATCTGATCGACCAGATGTCGATGCTCATCGGCGCCGGCGCGAATCCGATCCAGTCGATGGCGGCGCACGCCGCTATCGGCTCGGTGCTGCTGGGCCAGGGTGAGTTGTCCGGTGCGGCTCACCACTTGAAGGCCGGCCTCGAACTGGCGCAAGTTCACTGGACGGACGGGCTGCTCGGACTCTACGCCAGCGACCTCGAGATCGTGTGTGCCGGATCACTGGCGAACACGCTCTTGATCACCGGCTTCGGCATGCAAGCGGATCGTCTCCACTCGGAGGCGCTTCGCATCGGCCGCTCCCGATCTCATCCGGTTGCAACCGCCGGCGCGCTCGGCGGCGCGGTTCTGTACCATTGTTTTGGCGACCAGCCGGAAAAGGTGCTCCCGTTCCTCCACGAGTTGTCGGGACTGCCGCCGATCTTCCCGTTCGTCGAGGCGCTTCGCGGATGGGCCTTCGTCGCCACAGGACGTGGAAACGAAGGCCTCGAGATTCTCGAACGAGGCACGACGACGTTCCTCTCCTCCGGCGTCGGGCTCTACGAACCGCTCGTCCTGGGGATGCTGGCAGATGGCTACAGGCGGATGGGCCAACAATCGGCTTCCCGACAAACCCTGGCAGACGCGCTGCGGGCGTCGGCACGCAACGGGCCAAACCTCTTCGAGGCAGAGTTGCATCGTCTCGACGGCGAGCTACACGCTGACGCCGTCGCGGACGTTCGCTCTGGCGCGGCCGGTGGATCGGAACGGACCGGTGCCGCCGTCGGCGCCGCCGCGGCCAGAGCTGAACAGTCGTTCGCGCGTGCTGCCGCACGCGCCCGCGAGCAAGGCGCGACGCTGTGGGAACTGCGAGCAACCCTGAGCCTCGCGCGACTGCGACAGCGCCTGGGCACGCATCGCGACGAAGATCTGCGCGCGCTCGTGTTCGACGTGTACGCGCGGCTTCCCGAGGCCTTCGAGACGCCGGACGTGATCGCGGCCCGGAGATTTGTAGGCGACGAGCGACGTTCGCCGTCATCTGTGTGTCAAGCGGAAGGTACCGCGAAGGGCTGA
- a CDS encoding ABC transporter permease: MLAPFVALVRKDLLLFFSDRRAVLMSFAVPIAIASFFGSIFAGPSSGGEPARIAVAIADEDGSAVSRAIVARAQADRNLRVTLAASPQLRERVRRGDDAVGVILPKGFGDAAGSALFSIGGKPPLDLLFDPSKRSELALVRGVLTEHVMAAVSQAVFGGASGRQLVDRSIADLDRSDMPVDEKQRLSELLRSVQRFYDRTPAAPAGLPAAGGAPGLTLPYAVREQAVTSGTNVQYNGYAHSFAGMGIQFLLFAAANLGVEVLIERQRGLWKRLRSAPLGRSTILGAKVASIAIVSLLTLLVSFGFAMVVFRVRIAGSVAGFALVAVTCALMAATFGLLVAALGRTPGSARGVTTLAVLMMVMLGGAWVPTFVFPAWLQTATVVVPARWAVDGLDAMTWRGLGFGSALVPSAMLLGFAALFGAIAFLRFPWQDA; the protein is encoded by the coding sequence ATGCTGGCGCCCTTCGTCGCGCTCGTTCGCAAGGACCTGCTGCTCTTCTTCAGCGATCGCCGCGCCGTGCTGATGAGCTTCGCCGTGCCGATCGCGATCGCGTCGTTCTTCGGATCGATCTTCGCCGGACCGTCGTCGGGCGGCGAGCCGGCGAGGATCGCCGTGGCGATCGCCGACGAAGACGGAAGCGCCGTGTCGCGCGCGATCGTCGCGCGCGCGCAGGCCGACCGCAACCTGCGCGTGACGCTCGCCGCCTCTCCGCAGCTGCGCGAGCGGGTGCGCCGGGGAGACGATGCCGTGGGCGTGATCCTGCCGAAGGGGTTCGGCGACGCCGCCGGGTCGGCGTTGTTCAGCATCGGCGGCAAGCCGCCGCTGGACTTGCTGTTCGATCCGTCGAAGCGAAGCGAGCTGGCCCTCGTGCGCGGCGTGCTGACCGAGCACGTCATGGCGGCCGTGAGCCAGGCCGTGTTCGGCGGAGCGTCGGGACGGCAACTGGTCGACCGCTCGATCGCCGATCTGGATCGGAGCGACATGCCGGTCGACGAGAAGCAGCGGCTCTCCGAGCTGCTGCGATCGGTGCAGCGGTTCTACGACCGGACGCCCGCGGCGCCGGCCGGGTTGCCGGCAGCCGGCGGCGCGCCCGGGCTGACGCTGCCCTATGCCGTGCGCGAGCAGGCCGTCACGTCGGGCACGAACGTCCAGTACAACGGCTACGCGCACTCGTTCGCCGGCATGGGCATCCAGTTCCTGCTGTTCGCGGCGGCGAACCTCGGCGTCGAGGTCCTGATCGAGCGGCAGCGCGGCCTCTGGAAACGGCTGCGGAGCGCGCCGCTCGGCCGATCGACGATCCTGGGCGCCAAGGTGGCGAGCATCGCGATCGTGTCGCTGCTCACGCTGCTCGTGTCGTTCGGCTTCGCGATGGTCGTCTTCCGCGTGCGGATTGCCGGCAGCGTCGCCGGCTTCGCGCTCGTCGCCGTGACCTGTGCGCTGATGGCGGCGACCTTCGGGCTGCTCGTCGCGGCGCTCGGCCGCACGCCCGGCAGCGCCCGCGGCGTGACGACGCTGGCCGTGCTGATGATGGTGATGCTCGGCGGCGCGTGGGTGCCGACGTTCGTCTTCCCCGCCTGGCTGCAGACCGCGACCGTCGTCGTTCCGGCACGCTGGGCGGTGGATGGGCTCGACGCGATGACCTGGCGCGGCCTCGGGTTCGGAAGCGCCCTCGTGCCGTCCGCGATGCTGCTCGGGTTCGCCGCGCTCTTCGGCGCGATCGCGTTCCTGCGCTTCCCCTGGCAGGACGCCTAG
- a CDS encoding ABC transporter ATP-binding protein: MLTARALRKSFGPLVAVDGVSFSVAPGEVVGLLGPNGAGKTTTLAMIAGLTTPDAGEVTIDGARLAGDAHPAKRRIGLVPQDLALYDELTGRENLRFFGALFGLSGSRLDEAIARALAVVALTDRAGHRVGTFSGGMKRRLNLAAGLLHDPEILLLDEPTVGVDPQSRHAIFENVEALKRAGKAVLYTTHYMEEAERLADRVVVVDHGKVVADDTIAGLRARAGAAGGEATLESLFLALTGRRLRD; encoded by the coding sequence ATGCTGACCGCCCGCGCGCTGCGGAAGTCGTTCGGCCCGCTCGTGGCCGTGGACGGCGTGTCGTTCAGCGTGGCGCCCGGCGAGGTGGTGGGGCTGCTCGGGCCCAACGGCGCCGGCAAGACGACGACCCTCGCGATGATCGCGGGCCTGACGACGCCCGACGCCGGCGAGGTGACGATCGACGGCGCGCGTCTCGCCGGCGACGCGCATCCCGCCAAGCGCCGCATCGGGCTCGTGCCGCAGGATCTGGCGCTCTACGATGAGCTGACCGGACGCGAGAACCTCAGGTTCTTCGGCGCGCTCTTCGGATTGTCTGGATCGCGGCTCGACGAGGCGATCGCGCGCGCGCTCGCGGTCGTCGCGCTGACCGATCGCGCCGGGCACCGCGTGGGCACGTTCAGCGGCGGGATGAAGCGGCGGCTCAACCTCGCCGCCGGGCTGCTGCACGATCCCGAGATCCTCCTGCTCGACGAGCCGACGGTCGGCGTCGATCCCCAGAGCCGCCACGCGATCTTCGAGAACGTCGAGGCCTTGAAGCGCGCCGGCAAGGCCGTGCTCTACACGACGCACTACATGGAGGAAGCCGAGCGGCTCGCCGACCGCGTCGTCGTCGTGGACCACGGCAAGGTCGTCGCCGACGACACGATCGCGGGGCTGCGGGCGCGCGCGGGCGCCGCCGGCGGCGAGGCGACGCTGGAGTCGCTGTTCCTCGCGCTGACCGGACGGAGGCTGCGGGACTGA
- a CDS encoding ATP-binding cassette domain-containing protein, whose amino-acid sequence MISVQNVSMRFGSKILFEEVTATFSPGRRYGLTGPNGAGKSTFMKLLTGEMLPQKGTVVRPQKLGVLRQDQFAFDRFTVLDTVIQGNTRLWDALQARDLLYAKTDLTDEDGMRLGELEGIVGEEDGYSAESDAAILLQGLDIPHELHTRTMGELQGGQKVRVLLAQALFGHPDALLLDEPTNHLDLDSIHWLREFLVRYDGTLIVISHDRHFLNAVCTHTADIDYQTIIIYTGGYDEMVLAKTQIRSRIETENAQREKKIAQLNDFIARFSAGTRSSQVQSRRKEVERLQTTELARSNIQRPYIRFQMNRPSGKVVLECAGVSKAYGAHEIVDDFSAVVNRGEKIVLVGRNGVGKTTLLKALLSDAPGFARSPEDLDAGRLRWGHEVSIGYFAQDNTGVIQKGMTAVEWLHQFDPDASRQDIHGLLGQMLFSGEEGLKPTEALSGGETARLLFCRIMLQKPNVLVFDEPTNHLDLESINALNIALQKYEGTVLLVTHDEDLIEEVGTRVWHFQPDGIRDFKGTYEEYAAGVK is encoded by the coding sequence ATGATTTCAGTGCAGAACGTCTCGATGCGGTTCGGCTCGAAGATCCTCTTCGAGGAGGTGACCGCCACCTTCTCGCCGGGCCGCCGCTACGGCCTCACCGGGCCGAACGGCGCCGGCAAGTCCACGTTCATGAAGCTGCTGACGGGCGAGATGCTGCCGCAGAAAGGCACGGTCGTCCGCCCGCAGAAGCTCGGCGTGCTCCGGCAGGACCAGTTCGCGTTCGATCGGTTCACCGTGCTCGACACCGTGATCCAGGGCAACACGCGGCTGTGGGACGCGCTCCAGGCGCGCGACCTGCTCTACGCCAAGACCGACCTGACCGACGAGGACGGCATGCGCCTCGGCGAGCTCGAGGGCATCGTCGGCGAAGAGGACGGGTACTCGGCCGAGAGCGACGCGGCGATCCTCCTGCAGGGCCTCGACATCCCGCACGAGCTGCACACGCGGACGATGGGCGAGCTGCAGGGCGGCCAGAAGGTGCGCGTGCTGCTCGCGCAGGCGCTGTTCGGCCATCCCGACGCGCTGCTGCTCGACGAGCCCACGAACCACCTCGACCTCGACTCGATCCACTGGCTGCGCGAGTTCCTCGTGCGCTACGACGGCACGCTCATCGTGATCTCGCACGACCGCCACTTCCTGAACGCGGTGTGCACGCACACGGCGGACATCGACTACCAGACGATCATCATCTACACCGGCGGCTACGACGAGATGGTGCTCGCGAAGACGCAGATCCGATCGCGCATCGAGACCGAGAACGCGCAGCGCGAGAAGAAGATCGCGCAGCTCAACGACTTCATCGCGCGGTTCTCGGCCGGCACGCGATCGAGCCAGGTGCAGTCGCGGCGCAAGGAAGTGGAGCGGCTGCAGACCACCGAGCTCGCCCGCTCGAACATCCAGCGTCCCTACATCAGGTTCCAGATGAACCGCCCGTCCGGCAAGGTCGTGCTCGAGTGCGCCGGCGTGTCGAAGGCCTACGGCGCGCACGAGATCGTCGACGATTTCAGCGCCGTCGTCAATCGCGGCGAGAAGATCGTGCTCGTCGGCCGCAACGGCGTCGGCAAGACGACGCTGCTGAAGGCGCTGCTGTCGGACGCGCCGGGCTTCGCCCGGTCGCCGGAGGACCTCGACGCGGGGCGGCTGCGCTGGGGTCACGAGGTGTCGATCGGCTACTTCGCGCAGGACAACACCGGCGTCATCCAGAAGGGCATGACGGCGGTCGAGTGGCTGCACCAGTTCGATCCCGACGCGTCGCGCCAGGACATCCACGGCCTGCTCGGCCAGATGCTCTTCAGCGGCGAGGAAGGGCTGAAGCCGACCGAGGCGCTCTCGGGCGGCGAAACCGCGCGGCTGCTCTTCTGCCGCATCATGCTGCAGAAGCCGAACGTGCTGGTGTTCGACGAGCCGACGAACCACCTCGACCTCGAATCGATCAACGCGCTGAACATCGCGCTCCAGAAGTACGAGGGCACGGTCCTGCTCGTCACGCACGACGAGGATCTGATCGAAGAGGTCGGCACGCGCGTGTGGCACTTCCAGCCGGATGGCATCCGCGACTTCAAGGGCACCTACGAGGAGTACGCGGCCGGCGTGAAGTAG
- a CDS encoding OmpA family protein: MAAPVLRWMAVVVICLGLSGAAGAQAGRAGAPAADAAPDRIDYLTFAQGAVPVSIGGTGSKAGAGFEHAVRATDGDPTPFTVVNGASADAETEFVYELPALTTFDRLAVPNVVETPSPSATFTRTVEVHGSTTSASEGFALLASATLRTHAARGQVTELTMAATRPVRWVKLRLAGGIDVMRPQSSFEFSEIIGNGTQATPELSPAFTGAWRAQANRIRLIQKGPIVSGCYDSSGELAGTVTGNILRATGISRADKTTSQFILSVAADGSLRGVRSSNGAPFRLFNVAPAPAGTRVECAEPAPPALGCGSVIHGITFAFDSAEIRADSAGVLGELFRGLAADRSATILIEGHTSSEGSDEYNQRLSERRAQAVVADLVRRGIAASRLSAAGIGERRPLAGNQDEAGRSLNRRVEVKCR, translated from the coding sequence GTGGCAGCACCGGTCCTTCGCTGGATGGCCGTGGTCGTCATCTGTCTTGGCCTGTCGGGCGCGGCGGGAGCACAGGCCGGCCGTGCCGGCGCGCCGGCGGCTGACGCGGCGCCCGATCGCATCGACTATCTGACCTTCGCTCAGGGCGCGGTGCCGGTGAGCATCGGCGGAACGGGCTCGAAGGCCGGCGCCGGTTTCGAGCACGCCGTGCGCGCCACCGACGGCGACCCGACGCCGTTCACCGTCGTGAACGGCGCCTCGGCCGACGCCGAGACGGAGTTCGTGTACGAGCTTCCGGCGCTGACCACGTTCGACCGGCTGGCCGTGCCGAACGTCGTCGAAACGCCGAGCCCGTCGGCCACCTTCACGCGCACCGTGGAAGTCCATGGATCGACGACGAGCGCGAGCGAAGGCTTCGCGCTGCTTGCGTCGGCGACGCTGCGAACGCACGCGGCGCGCGGGCAGGTCACCGAGCTGACGATGGCGGCGACGCGGCCCGTCCGCTGGGTGAAGCTGCGGCTCGCCGGCGGCATCGACGTGATGCGCCCGCAGTCGTCGTTCGAGTTCAGCGAGATTATCGGCAACGGCACGCAGGCGACGCCCGAGCTGTCGCCGGCCTTCACGGGCGCGTGGCGTGCGCAAGCCAATCGGATCCGGCTGATCCAGAAGGGCCCGATCGTCTCGGGGTGCTACGACTCGTCGGGTGAGCTCGCCGGCACCGTCACGGGCAACATCCTTCGTGCCACGGGCATCAGCCGCGCGGACAAGACGACGAGCCAGTTCATCCTGAGCGTGGCGGCGGACGGGTCGCTGCGCGGCGTGCGGTCCTCCAACGGCGCGCCGTTCCGCCTGTTCAACGTCGCCCCCGCGCCGGCGGGCACGCGCGTGGAGTGCGCGGAGCCCGCGCCGCCCGCGCTCGGCTGCGGTTCGGTGATCCACGGCATCACGTTCGCCTTCGACTCCGCCGAGATCCGTGCCGATTCAGCCGGCGTGCTCGGCGAGCTCTTTCGCGGCCTCGCCGCCGACCGGAGCGCGACGATCCTCATCGAAGGGCACACGTCGAGCGAGGGGAGCGACGAGTACAACCAGCGCCTGTCCGAGCGACGCGCCCAGGCCGTGGTGGCCGATCTCGTGCGGCGCGGCATCGCGGCCAGCCGGCTGTCGGCCGCGGGCATCGGCGAGCGGCGGCCGCTGGCGGGCAACCAGGACGAAGCCGGGCGCTCGCTGAACCGGCGGGTCGAGGTGAAATGTCGGTGA
- a CDS encoding phosphatidate cytidylyltransferase gives MNAFRVTLVALIAVMLSGCEAIAGIFKAGVWTGVIMVVIVLAIIAFAAAKMRQ, from the coding sequence ATGAATGCGTTTCGCGTCACGCTCGTGGCGCTGATCGCGGTGATGCTCAGCGGCTGCGAGGCGATTGCGGGGATCTTCAAGGCCGGCGTCTGGACCGGCGTCATCATGGTCGTGATCGTCCTCGCGATCATCGCCTTCGCCGCGGCGAAGATGAGGCAGTAG